The genome window tttttctgtatttcagtggaTATTTAGGTCCACTAATGCTGCAGATAGCAAATATCATTTGAGGTAAAGAATGTGAGACCGAGCCTTCCCCTGGAGCTCATTAGTACCGTTCCTTAATTATCCCAGGGCCCACTGCTGGAGGAGGGAAGCAGCATTCACCGCCCACGAACTGGAACGCTCTGTGCAGCATTCCCTGTGCCAGGCTGGAAATTATCTCACGTCCCAGtggttgttggtggtggttgttCAGCAATGGGCTCCTGAGTGCTTTCCTTCCAGGAGATCCATGGCCTTGGCCCGTCTCACACACTGAAGTCTATTGTTCAGAAACTGTGTATGGATTCCAGCATGTTAAGTTCCCTCCATGACCGTTAATGTGTGATCCAGAATATCCTCACATGTATTCGTTCACCCTGAAGTCTCACGGATTCCATTTTCTTCATCCACAGCTTTGTGCCTGAATCTCCTTCATCAGAAAATGACGCCATTTCCACCAGGAAGCAGCCACCAAACAGCCAGCCATCGTCCCTGTCCTCTCAAACAGAGCCCACCTCCCTGGCTGACCGCTGTGACTTCTCTAAAGACCAAAGGAGCACAAGTCTGGACCGTTCCAGCACTGACATAGACTCTACTGATGGGACTGAGTTACCTCCTCCAGGAGATGCCTATCCAGATGGAAAGACCACTGACTTCTCCTTCATTGATGTAAGTTACCATGAGCAGAAGGACAAGTTCTCCTTCATTGTTAGCTGTACTGTtaccagcagcagccaccacaaAGCATTCCCTTCTGCAGACTTTGCCCTCAGtgttcttctgccttttctttatcATAATGAGTTTTTCCAGCTAACTTCCCATTTGGAAAAGGTTAAGGGTGAAGGCTATAGCTAAAGATGttattaataattttcttaTGCATCTAGGAAGTAATGCTTTTTCTCCATGCCATGCTGCTTCACTTGTGGTCTACTCATTGCTGGCGAGCTGGCATGGAATTTCTATGGATGGCAGTCTGTCATCACAATTAAATTCCAGCCCTCGGCTACACCAGGACTTAATGTAGTTGCCCTTTTCAGATCCCAGTCTCCCTCTCGGCCGTCAGCTGTTACTAGCTAGCAAGGCCTGCATTCATAAAACACTTCAGGATCCCAAATCCCGTTTATTAATTCATTTAGTGAAGCTAATTCATGCAGATCAGATGTCCACAGCCAAGAGAGATCAAAGACCCAGCGTTGCACCCGGTTAGCCATGATGCAGCATATCCTCATCATTAATTCTCTTTAATATAGCTTTATGTAACAAGACTAATAATCAGGCAAATGTATATCATTCAGTTAAACTGCATGGTTTGGTGCAAATAGGGTGGGGAGCCATTATGCAGGGggtggcttttattttcagtctggTTGAAACAAaggggtttgtttctttttatagcAAACCACCATTCTGGACTCGAGTGCACTGAAAAACCGTGTACAGCTCAGCAAGAAGAGACGCCATCGGGCTCCTCTTTCCCACTCTCTGAGAagaagcagagggctggagtatgaaaacagattttctttgaCTGAAGAATCGGGTAGTACGTGGATGTTTAAAGATTCCACAGGTATCTCTCAGCTGTCTGAAATAACGAGATGTAATCAACTTGGTTGCAAGGGTGGGAGTTTCTGAATGTGGGAATGCACCTGGAGTTGCATCCAagtccagcagcagcttcttcctGCTTCCTCTGGGCCTTCCTCTGAATTGAGACTTCCCCTCCGTTCCTTGGAGCCTGGAGGGGGTTCTGCTGCCTTGAGCTACCTACAACTGAAGTGAAGGAGAGCTTCCATCTCCGTCAGTTCTGGCAGCTGGCATAAGACAAGCTTGTTTGTGGAGAAAATAATGAGTTAAGGGGCTGTGGAACTGTTTGAGTCAGAAGGGAGCCCTAAAGGCCATCTgttcccactgcctgcagtgcacagggacacccacagctccatcagtgctcacagccccatcccctgagcgtggctgtctgcagggatggggcaccaccacctctctgggcatcctgtgtggtgtctcactgccctcagtgtaaaagcttcttccttatatcctaCTCAAATCTCCCCtcatttagtttgaaaccatttccccttgtcctgtcatgacagaccctgctaaagagtgcATCCCCTTCTTTATTAcacccctttagatactgaatggccactctcaggtctctgTAGAGTGGCATTCATTAGCTTAGGAGTACCTTTTGTTCCCTTCTGTCTGCCAGCAAGAAATCTTTCTATTGCTGAGTATTTAAGCTGTTTGTTGCTTTGATCTCCATTGGAGCACTGAACTCATTACAGTGTTGTATTACtattaatacatttttgaaCAGAATCAGAGTTCTATCTAGAATGTTAGAGGTGGAAAGCTtgctgaatatatatatatatatatatatatatattttcttttaaacaattGATTAGAAGAGAAGAAACCTATGCAACAAGAGGATTctgatgaggaagaaaagacaCAGCGTTCTGGGAGATTGTCTTCTGTGCAGGCTCAGAGGCTTCCCATATTTCCAGGAATGGACCACTCTGTTCTCAAGGTGAGTGAAGGCAGAATGTATCGGATCATCTGTTTATATAAATGTGTGATGTGCTTTGCATTGCACAAACAGTCTTACTGCTGCCTTAAAAAGGAcctctgttctttattttcactttttaggCCCAGCTGCGGAAAAGACACGAGTCTGAGAGTCCTGGGGAGCCAAGTTCTGCTCAGCCGTTCAAATCCCCTAAACCACAGCTTGGAACTCCTGGTAGCAGAATACTGCCCTCCAGTGTAGAGAAGGAGGAAAGGTGAGAGATTTCCACGAGAGTCAGAAAGCTGCAAGGGAGGCTCCTGGGGCTCCAGAGAAAGTTGtataattgttttctttggtttgtttcatTGATGAATTTTCATTATTAAAGAGTATATTTTTATATCCTAGGTCAGAAGAAAAATCTCCTCAGTGGCTTAAGGAGCTGAAATCAAAGAAGAGACAGAGCCATTATGAGAATCAGGTTTGATAAAGGTATCTTCTgatgctgaaagcagagctttgctAAATGAAAGCGTGCAAGCATAAAGGAAGacatggaaaatatttccttaatgTGTCAGTATAGCAGCTATGTAAGTGTAAACATTAAAGCAGACTGTATTCCTGGACACACATTTATAGTAAAGTGAATCTGCTGAGGCAGAGCAGCTTTTGTGACTCGTTTACACTCGTTCTCTGCAGTCAGTTTTGCTTTGACACCACTCAGCCCATTTGTGCTGCCATTCCATAGTGCTTCCATTGAGCAACAACAACACGGCCACTGGGCTAGATGactttagaggtcttttccaacctttatgattccaTTGTAATTCTGTAAAGTAATTCTATAAAGTGAGACTTGTACACAGTATGAGTATGCTGATTTTCAGCAGCATTCTGGGCAGCTCTTGGATGTTTGGAGTATTGAGTAGGACAAGACCAAGATGAGACTGCTCCAGTGAACAGACGTTTGTGGGTCTTTGCTACTGCAGTAGCAGTAGCTGCTACATGTCTAATAAAAACACTGCTAAGAAGTGTTTCACTGCTCTtatggttggaccagatgatcttagtggtcttttccaacccataTTCTATGATATTTCTTGACCATGTCATTCATTTACTTCAacagtttctgttgtttttttccttttcagatagTGATTCTAGCTAGAAGAAGATAAAGAAGTTTAACAGAAGCCTTAACTCATCTGAACTTAAAATTCACATGTcatgttgctgctgtttgcttccTGCCTCAACTGCTATGTGCATGGTGCCTTCCTGTTTTGTGGAGAAAGCTGCTTAATATTCATAGTCAAATACAAAGCTGTATCTTTTCGGATATGGGAGGATGGTCACTTTAGAGCTACCTGGAAGAAGAACCAGTGGTTCATAGTGCTAACTTTCAGAGAGTCTCAGAAGATTGTAATGTTTGGTGTAGGAGTGCTGTGCACTGGAGAAGTCCTGTCACTGTTGAACAAAGACTTCATTCCTACCCGTATGTTCAGCACCTGAAATGTACGACTTGTGGTAGTTGTGTTGGCTGTAAGGCTGggctttgtgtttgtttatgaacagaagaattttaatcaaatttatctttttttggttgaaaaaatatatatatatagtcagCTCCTATTGAGAATGAAGTCTGTGGAAGGTGAGAGTGGAAGAACAAATGATGTTTACTGCCATACTGAAAAAggaaacttgattttttttttgtataatgTATTTTTGATTGGCTTATATTTCCGTGTGCTCTGCTGACCCAGCAGACAAATATCAGTTTTTTTTAGATGAACAAATTGTTAATTTTCGGTCACTCTTGAAGTGGTGCATTCAGTGTTTTGTCAGCATGTGGGATAATTGCTTCATTGGAATGTCTTTCCTAAAAAAAAGGATCAAGCAATAACGTCAACCAGTTCTCtttaaaaagatatatatatacatatatatacatatatatattaaaagaatgtaaatactgttttttttataacaaaaaataaaggaagagaagagggagGATGTTCTACTCATATCAGGGTTCCAGTTAATTGTTGAATGTCACCTTAATAGCAGTTTGGATAGTCCCACTTCATGTTTTTATTCGTTAATCTGTAAATACCAgttttaagcttttatttttatgctgatTGTGTGGGATAACCTAAACGTGATCTCCGGTCTCTCAGATGATTTACTACTACTTCTTTTGCTAAGGCTGAGGTTCCAATAGCCGTACAGATCGCCTCAGGCATAACGTGGGTGTTACGGATATCGCTGATATCTCCAATGCATTCGTGTTTTGAACACAGATTCTGGCATATCAAGCAAGATGCCCGTTTAGGGCACACTTGATTCTTTCCCCCATTAAGTGCTCTTTTCAGCAATCCCGTAGGAAGGCGGACCCAAAGGAGCTGTCCGTTGTGCCGGCCCCGCTGGCGGGCGTCCTTCgctcctgcagatgcagcaccagcactgaactctttctccttttctccttgatGATCCGGCTTCTCAGAAGGCTCCGATTCCGGCGGGGCTCCCACAGCAGTGCATCTGCCCACGCTGCTGTCTGCCGAGCCCGTCGCTGCCAAACCCATGTGCCAGTGCTCCTCCCGGAGGAGCCCGCCCTGCTCATCGGAAACGACAGCAGCACGTCAGGATGCAGGTCCCAGCTGCACGCGTCTCACCCAGATCTGCTTTCAGTAGCAGCTTCTCGTACTTCATCAGTACGGCTCTCTAATTAAAACCCTTCCTTGCTGCTGTGCCCCGTTGCACACCGGAGCTCTTGCCCCCGTCCCATTTTAAGCCTCTTCCAACTCCCAACTCGCCACCTGACCTTCCAGCCCTGAGCCATGGGACGTCTGCTCAAATGGAGTCAACCAGAAGAGCTGCCCGTAGCCAATTCTAAACAAATTGcacatgttttttctttttttttttccccttcttgttaGATGATGGTGGAAAAGGCAAATCTGAGGTCAGCTTTGTGCACTCTGTTGGAATTTTTCAGGCAGCATTCACCAGCTGTGTCCCACTTCAAAAAGGATCTAGAAATCAGGTAAATCCCCCCTGCTTACCAGAATACTTAGGCAGGCTTAATTCTAGAACTCGGCAGGCTGACGGTGTTGCGTTGCCACTCGTTGGAGAACTGGCTGTTCCATGGTCTAACAGATGAAGGCAGAGATTCTTTGCCCACAGTGTTGGCTCTGTGTTTGGGGAACAAATGTGTATGCATTTCCACGTCTGCTTGGACAATGCACTGAAACTTACTGTATTTGGTAGTTCAACCTACTACTGAGAAATGTTTAATGCTTACATGTCTAATTAAAAAGCATCTTTAGAATGTTGTTGAATGGGAAAGTgtcttttctgttctatttcttTACATCGTATAAGAATGGAATATACCTacatccttctctgcaggttCTCACTGTAATAAAAGATCTATAAATATGTTACTACGTCACGAATGGTAGAACAGACTGTAACACACTTTATATACATGTCTGTTTTCATTCCCAATAATGCCTGTTGAGTTCTTTACACTTCTGTTGCCACGTGCTGTGTTTGCTATTCAGGTGAGGTGGGAACGTGGCCTTAGGGCGTTCATCAGTTCTTTGTTAATTAGAGGAACCTAATTAGTCAGTTGGGCTGTGGTGTGATCCCAGGGCAGCATCCCATACCCCATCCCGTGGAGTGATGGCCCAGTCTCTGCCTCGGGAGGGAACCAGGGTGTGTGTCCCAACTAAGTACAAGCGTTGGGAAGGTATTTCTCATTGATTTGACCTCTGATCAGGAGCAAGTCAGcagttgttgctttttcttcatcctcATGAATTACAGAGGGGGGAAAAGGTGGATTTCTAGGGCGCGCGTGGCTTTGGGGGCAGGAGCAAGGCTGTGATATGGGTTTGGGGCTCCGCGTGCCTTCGCCATTGCCTCCATACCGTGTGCATCCCcaaacagctgcagtgctctgcacgGTGTTCGCTTGTGCTCTCCGCCTGAGCCCTGCCCTTTGCTGCTGATGGGAGAGTTTTCCAGAGCTCCTGGCAAGAAGCTCCATGAACGTGCTGACGCCGATTTCGACGTTAATCTGCGGCACATTTTTAAGGGGCGGCCGGGAGAAATCCCAACGCTGCTCCCATGCAGCGCCGCGCGCCCGCCCTATTGAGATGAAATCTCACGGACGGAATCAGGCGGACGCGGCTGCTGCATCAGCGTCCGAGCAaagtgctgccctgggcagaCGCAGCCCATAAATAGCGCGGCCGCAGCCGGGCATCGCCGCGGGACACAACGGGAGAGGTGCGCGGTGCAGCCGGGCTGGGGCGAGGAGCGGTGCTGCAGGGGGTGATTAACCATAATTAGCCATAATGGCACGCGTGGGGCTTGCTTGGATGCCGCTCCTGTGAACCCCGTAGCAGTGGGGAGGGTCAGGTGCCTCACCTGAAGCTGCGTTAACGGCCGCGATTTGGGTTTTCCAGGCACGATGACCGAGCAGCAGAGTCCCCCCGAGCAGATGGTGACTGGGGAGGGCGCTGGTGAACGCGGTGGCAATTATAAGGTATGCGGGGACGGCGGTGATGCGCTGCCTGTGCACGTGGTTGGTTGGTCGCTGCGCTGTTACCCACAGCCAGGTGCTACGTGGTGGCAGCGTCACCCCTGGGTGCGCCGGTGCCATCAGGGCACCAGCAGTGCGTGGCCACCTGCAGCAGCGGCTGCGTCCTGGTGTGTTTGTCACCTCCCCGTGACTTTTCCTCTCGGGCTGCAGCGTGTGCAGCTCCAGGAGATGGAGCACTGCTGCGGCTCTCTGCTCGGGCAGTCATGAGCTGCTGTTGGCGGGTTtgggctgagggctgtgggtgtcacctccGTCCTTTGCCACCCCGTGACACAAAGCAGGGGCTTGCAGCTGGGACCCGCCCAGGGTGGGGAtctgccccagtgctgcacGGCAGTCCGGGTGAGGCGGTGGGGCCTCACACCTGCTGGGCTTGAGGTGAAAATACCCAAATACGAGCTCATTCTTAGGGCTGGAGCATGCCTGGGGTGTGGTGGGGCTGGTGGGAGCCAGCAGTGGGCCACGGATCTACTGTCAGAGGAGCGCTGTCCCCGGCATGGGGATGTGATGCTGACACCTACGTGGGTCTGGCTGGCTCCACGACCCTGAGTGCtcagctcagccctgtgctggcacaggaTGCACACAGCACCCGCAcgcagcagctggtgctgttTCTACGCCCACCAGATCACCATCTATGAGCTGGAGAACTTCCAGGGCCGCAGGTGCGAGTTGAGCGAGGAGCTCCCCAACGTGGTCGATAAAGCTCTGGAGAAGGTGGGCTCCATCCAGGTGGAGTCTGGCCCGTAAGTTGGGGGGGTGGGACTGGGGTACGCCTACCCTGGGCCACGTCCCCGTGCTGGGGGTGGTGACGCGCTGCCCTGCAGGTGGCTGGGCTTCGAGCGGCAGGCCTTTGCTGGGGAGCAGTTTGTGCTGGAGAAGGGTGACTACCCGCGCTGGGACTCCTGGTCCAACAGCCACAACAGCGACAGCCTCATGTCCCTCCGCCCCCTCCAGATCGTGAGTAGCGGCGGCGGGGGGCACGGAGGGCTGGACGGGGTTATGGGGCTATCCCTAACCCACGTCCCTCTTAGGACAGCCCCGACCACAAGATCCACCTCTTTGAGAACGCCGGCTACACCGGGCGCAAGATGGAGATTGTGGATGACGACGTGCCCAGCCTGTGGGCCCACGGCTTCCAGGACCGCGTGGCCAGCGTCCGGGCCCTGAACGGAACGTAAGGGCTGCAGCAGCGGTGGGACGGGGCGGCTCTCCTGTCCCGGGGACGGCACTTTGTCCCCACGGCCCCACTGAGCGCTGCTTCCATGCACAGGTGGGTGGGCTATGAGTACCCGGGGTACCGGGGCCGCCAGCACGTCTTTGAGAAGGGCGAGTACCGGCACTGGAACGAGTGGGACGCCAACCAGCCCCTGATGCAGTCGGTGCGCCGCGTGCGGGACCAGCAGTGGCACCAGCGTGGCTCCTTCGAGAACAGCTGAGCGCCGCGCCGGCCCTGCGACGGGTGGTGGAGATGCTGCCGCCGGTGCCATCGGTTTGGTGTTCTTTGTGCAAAAACCTCAATAAAGCTCTGAGCTGAGGCTGCGGCGCTGCGTGGTCAGGGTGGGAAGCGGGCGCAGCCGGGGCGCACGGAGCGGGTGCAGCGTTACATAAAGGCTACGGCCGTCCAAAACCAACAGCCCCGGGGCTGCGGCTCGGGGCGCTTGCCAAGGGTTTGTTCCCTTCTCAAAGCATCTGCCTGCGCCGTGGGAGCGCTGCCCCTGAGCACAAGGCTGGAGCGTGGCCGGGGGCGCGGGCAGCTCACACGCAGTGCAGCACCCAGAGTGGGGCTGACCCctggctgggctgtgccccGTGTAGAACCCCCCAGTGCCCCGCACAGCCCTCAACCTCCCGTGCATCCCTcatccctggggctgctcctgcaccGCACACGGCAGCACTGAGCcacctccagagctgctgctccccaggctgATCTCCCCGACACTTCCCCTCAGCCCCTTTGGTTGCAAATGCACGGTGTGCCACGTGCCCCActgtgagctcagtgctggtgcAGCCACCGGGGATGCCGGGCATGGCATGACCTCGGCTGTGAACGTGGCCAACCAGGTGCATGGGGgcctctcctctgccctgccctgctggtcCTGCTGCACCGCGATGGGGCTGTCCTGGATGGGAcaggcaggagggcagagccTTGGGGACAACTGCTGGACCCTGCTGCGAGCCCTGGAGTTTGGGGAGGACCCATCCTGACATTCATGCCCAGGTGGTGGGTACTGTGAGCAGCTGCGTGGGGTATGGAAGCGGTAGTGGTGTTTGGGactggcagcagggatgggggatGGGTCATAGCTGCCTGAGAACCCCACACGTGTGGTTGTCTGGGACGCAAGGGGACGTattagtgggcacggtgggggtgggtttGGGTTGGACTGGATAGGGTCTATACCTacttctatgattctctgcTCGGTGCTGGGACACGTGCCCTCACCCTGGGCTGGGGGTTCTCTtgtgggggatgggggtggcaGCTGGGCGTGGGGCCACCTTCCACACTGCGTGCCTCTGCCCCCAGCATTGGGGATAGAGAAGGATCCTGCTCTGGATCTGTCGCATCAATGGATCACACGCCAGAGGTGCCAAAAGCCATCCCTCGGTTTCCTGCAGTCACAGCTCCGTGTGGTCCCACGGTGGGGCTTCCTGAGCCCCGTGTTGTGCTCAGATTGTGGCGCTGATTCCGTGTGCTGCTGTCCTGTGTGCATCAGGGCGAGCGCTGATGGATGTACCCAGGCAGAGGAGCCCCGGGGTCCTCCCACgatgctggggcaggaggagctgcaggtggggGGCACAGACCCTGCAGAACACCCTGggggtgctgctctgctctgtgctaatgCTATGTGCCACATAGGGTGGCAGGGGAGGGGTCTGCTGCTGCGAGGGGGGCTCAGAGCCGTGAGTCCCCCAGGAAAACTGCTTGGCCACAGGTGGGATCCTACAGGCACCGTGCAGGCGCAGGGCTGCAGGACGGGGATCCAACGGTGTCTTTGTCCCCATGTGCCGATGGAACCCACGCTGAGTCACTGCCGGGGGCCCCAAAAAAGGGTTGTGGCTACAGGAGGAcccccagagctcaccccacgtggcacagggctgggggatCCCCCCGCTGGGGTAGCTCAGGTGCTTTCTGTTTGAGCCCTCCAGTTGGCACCGCACGAGGAAAGTGCTGACGGCAGCGGTTCGGGCGCTCGGGCGGTTTGTTGGAGGGATCAATTCCCTGGCTCCAAAACTCCTGAAGCAGGGCTGCCGGGCCTTTGTTCGCAAGGGTCGCTCTGGGTCTTGGCATGCGTTCGGCTGATGCATGCAAACTCCAAATCTCCTTGCCAACAAACCCAACAAAGCGGGTGAGGCGAATGTGAAAGCTAATGAAATAACTCCGACTTGGGGTTTCGGGAGACAATGGCCTGGCGGGTCAGCTGACCGAGGTTTTCATTGGGGTTTAATCCAGCATTCTCGCTTTGAATCATGCTCTAGCTATTTGGTAAATAGTCCGGGCATCGTTCTGCTGCGAGGCGGTATAAATTCCACCCCTCGGCCCCAGCCCTCCACTGGCTCAGGCGGTACTGGTCTCACTGGTAAGGATTCTCTCTCTTTGTCCTCTCCTTTCTGGGTTGGTTTCCACCCCGTCTTGCAGCTCTCACCCGGAGCCACGGACCGGGCAACCCAGGGGCAGTGCTGCCCCAAGCCGGGCACTAAGTCAGTCATACGGTTTTTGAGCAGAACCGCCCCGCCGTGTGGCTGTTTGGTGCACAGGGCCCGGCCCAGCTCTGCGCTGGGACCCCCACCCCGTGGGGAACGGGGCTTCGACCCCCGGGCAGCACAGTGGGGACACGGTCAGGCTGGGGCTCAGCACTGCGCATGGGGTGCGGATGTGGGCACGGAGCTGGGACCACACGCACAGTCTGGCACTAACACTGAGCTTCCCCCTGAAGAAGCAGCGCGCCCAGCTGAGCATGGCTTCCGAACACCAGATGCCGGCCTCCAAGCAGCAGCCCGCCAGCTCCAAGGTCAGTCTGTGGGGCCGGGGCACCCCAAACCCCTCCGGGCGCCCCAACTGCAGCTCCAGTGCTGGGGTGGCCGTGCggctgctctgccctgtggGGTCCCCCCCGTGACCGGGGCACCCCAGGGACCCGGGCTCAGCTCCCAGTCCCCCGCCATCCCCACAGATGTGATGCATGCTCTCCTGCCACCCCACTGCGCCATGAAATCAGTGCTGAGCTGGTGGCTGATGGGGATGcgccctgctggctgtgccgTGAGGGTGGGGGCCCTACGGTCAGTGCTTGCATTTTGGGGTCAGTGTGGGCCATGCCCTGCTCTCACGGCCCCGTTCTCCTGCAGATTGCGATCTTCGAGCAGGAGAACTTCCAGGGCCGCTGCCATGAGCTCAGCGGTGCCTGCCCCAACCTGAAGGATGCCGGTGTGGACAAAGTGGGCTCCATCCTCGTGCACTCCGGACCGTACGTCGGTGGGGGCGGGGGGTGTTGGGAGACGGGTACCTGGGTTTGCCTTAGATGGAGGCTGCTCCCCCGGCACTGCAGTGCTCGTTGCGTTTTATGGGATGGAGAAGAGGGGGCATGGCGGGGGGCTCATCCCGGCCCCCCCCTTGAAGCCCAccctctgctcccttccagCTGGGTGGGCTACGAGCAGGCAAGCTGCAAGGGTGAGCAGTTTGTGTTTGAGAAGGGGGAGTACCCCCGCTGGGACTCCTGGACCAACAGCCGGAGAAGCGACAGCATCACCTCCCTGAGACCCATCAAAGTGGTGAGAGCACCCCGACAGCCACTACCCACCCGCCAGACCAAGGTCTGCAGCCCGATGGCTTCCCCCGCCTTCCCCCGCCCTCCCCAGCCCCGCGGGCGGAGGGGCAGCACTCAGGGACCCCCGGGGGGCGGTTGGGATGGGGAGCGGTGCCCCGAGAGCTGAGGGGCGGCTGCTGGGGGGCGCGGCGGGGGGACCccttgcctcagtttccccacggCCCCAAGCTTTgccccctgcccagccctggggctggcGGCGCTGATCCCCACCTCCGCTCTCCCCGCTGCAGGACAGCCAGGAGCACAAAATCGTGCTGTATGAGAACCCCAGCTTCACCGGCAAGAAAATTGAGATCATCGACGACGACGTGCCCAGCTTCCATGCGCACGGCTACCAGGAGAAGGTCTCCTCCGTGCGGGTGCAGAGTGGCACGTGAGTACGGGGAGAGGGGAGCGGGCGATGCGCCCACGTGGCACCGCGCCGTGGCCATCCCGTGGCCACCGGGTCGTGTTGTGGCCATCGGGTCGTGTTGTGGCCACTGGGCCATGCCGTGGCCATTGAGTCACGCCCCGCGCTTGCCCGCAGGTGGGTGGGCTATCAGTACCCTGGCTACAGAGGCTACCAGTACCTCTTTGAGAAGGGCGACTACAAAGACAGCTCCGAGTTCGGCGCCCAGCACCCCCAGATCCAGTCGGTGCGGCGCATCCGGGACATGCAGTGGCACCAGCGCGGCGCTTACCACCCCTCCAACTGAAGCCCCCGCACTGCCGGGCACAGGGGGCCGAGCGCTGCCCCCACCTGCCGCTGCCCCCACGGCCTCACTTCCCATCTCCCTCCGTGTGAGTCACACCGCAACCGAATAAAGCTTGGAGTTGCAAAGTCGCTGCTCTGGGCCCTTCCTTGGCGGGCAACCAGCGCTCACCTCCCTGCATGTGGGCCGTGGGGATGGAGATGCTCAGATCACCGTGGGGTCCGCAGGGTGCATGGCTACGGGTGGGTGTCCAACCAGCACAGCTGTCCTCAGAGCACCCCGGTGGCCGGGTGGACACCTCAGTGCTTAATAAAGCAGTTATTAAGCACCGCTGATGCTTAATAGCGTTGCTTAATAGCTGCTTTAACCCACAATAAGCCTCTCATTTAGCATTATCAACACTAAATAACGCTTTAATCATTTGCACTCTGAGCTGAGCAAATGCAGCTGCTGAGTGCCGGCtccagtgcagcactgcatgcagggctgcgggggctgcacagctgcagctcttcttgGTTCCCCCCTGCAGCATCAGCATGGCTGTGTGTTGCAGTGcactcctgcagggctgcaccagGAGCGAGAGGTGCAGGATACAAGGGTGGGTGGCACCGCTGGGTCAAGTGCATCGCTTGTACCCAAACGTGGGCACCAATGGGGTCTGCAGGAAGCACAGGCACTGCAGCCACATCCCTGTGCATGGGGATGCTCTGCTGCAGGTTCGGCACCGATGCAGCCAAATGGGGGCACCGGGGGCTGTCAGCCCTACAAGTGGGGCTTTGCACCCCTGTGCCCCGTTATCACCGCCGGCCCTGGCACGGCCCCACACTGTGCGGCATTAATCATCCTCCAAATGCTGCTTGGAAATGTCAGCCCTGCTGTGCATCGTGCTTGGCAGCGCCTCGCTGCGTCGCCTCGGCGGAACCGGCTGCCTGCAGATATCTGTGCCAAGGGAAAAACATCAGAACGATCCCAGCCCTGAGAGCTTCTGCTGGGAGAAATGGGGGGTTTGATGAGCGCCGTGGCACCGCCCATGTGCT of Gallus gallus isolate bGalGal1 chromosome 15, bGalGal1.mat.broiler.GRCg7b, whole genome shotgun sequence contains these proteins:
- the CRYBB3 gene encoding beta-crystallin B3, whose product is MTEQQSPPEQMVTGEGAGERGGNYKITIYELENFQGRRCELSEELPNVVDKALEKVGSIQVESGPWLGFERQAFAGEQFVLEKGDYPRWDSWSNSHNSDSLMSLRPLQIDSPDHKIHLFENAGYTGRKMEIVDDDVPSLWAHGFQDRVASVRALNGTWVGYEYPGYRGRQHVFEKGEYRHWNEWDANQPLMQSVRRVRDQQWHQRGSFENS
- the CRYBB2 gene encoding beta-crystallin B2, which codes for MASEHQMPASKQQPASSKIAIFEQENFQGRCHELSGACPNLKDAGVDKVGSILVHSGPWVGYEQASCKGEQFVFEKGEYPRWDSWTNSRRSDSITSLRPIKVDSQEHKIVLYENPSFTGKKIEIIDDDVPSFHAHGYQEKVSSVRVQSGTWVGYQYPGYRGYQYLFEKGDYKDSSEFGAQHPQIQSVRRIRDMQWHQRGAYHPSN
- the CRYBB2 gene encoding beta-crystallin B2 isoform X1 encodes the protein MASEHQMPASKQQPASSKIAIFEQENFQGRCHELSGACPNLKDAGVDKVGSILVHSGPWVGYEQASCKGEQFVFEKGEYPRWDSWTNSRRSDSITSLRPIKVVRAPRQPLPTRQTKDSQEHKIVLYENPSFTGKKIEIIDDDVPSFHAHGYQEKVSSVRVQSGTWVGYQYPGYRGYQYLFEKGDYKDSSEFGAQHPQIQSVRRIRDMQWHQRGAYHPSN